AATTTCTACTATGGcgattctttcttttcatttttaatctCATTCTTTCTCTATTGGATTCTATGCATAGTCTTCCCACCCAAGATTGAGATTTTGCATGATGACAAGGATTACTTCGGAGCATTCACGGATGAGATGGCAAGGAGGAAGGGTCTTGTTCCATATAGTGAAATATCTGAAGAGGAAATCGAAGCCTTCCAATTTACTAGcgatttcaataatttgatacAGCAAGAGAATGATGAAGGTGGGTCCAACGACTCCAGCATGGAAGTAACAGAGGTATCAACAGATATAACTGAAGATAAGAAGGATCAggagaaaaaagaataatcaAATATGTAAATGCGTACAATTAATAGAGACTTTTAATAGATTCTTATAatactttttcattttatataGAGATTCGCACAATAAATTATCTGGAAAAACTGTAATTCTTCCAACTTATCAAGCCAACAAAGAATCTTAGATGAGTACTGAACTATACCCTTTTGATCGTTTTGGTGATGGTCATAACTATGACTTTGGTAAAGAACATATAAATGAGAGAAATTGGCTAATTACCGAGATTATCAAACCAGAACTTCCTAATATCATAGATAATGTCGAAAAATGCCTTAATATGTTGAATAGTGATCAGATATTTAAATTGCCCATAAGTAACGGTTCAGCAAGCAGTAGCGATAATTCTCCAACTATAAAAGGTGTTGTTACAAGGCAGGGCCCGTTTATTCTAGATTTTCAAGCAATGCTTAGATTTCCTGACTTTCGTAAGGGTAAACAAGTCCTATATAGGATGAATACTGGCAGAAAGTTTCCATTAGTTCAGTTGGGTACAATCAATAGTAACTTATCTAAAATATTAAAGAGTCTAGAGGACCTTGAAGTATTGGATGACATAGAGAAATTTATTTCCGATTTGGGTGGAGTATTAAGGCTGATCACAAATTCTATTAATACGTTACAGAATCCTCCGAGGGAACTTATTTTTCCTTACAATGATAATTTTACCATGAAACACATGTTCCAAAACTGTGAGACACTTTGCGATTCTACTCACCATGAAGTGAGCCTAGAACTGGTGCTATTCAAGAATGAGTTAAGCATTGATTTTAGGAACTTAAccaaaattacaaagaaacCATGGTGCTATATAGATCCAGAAACTGGAAAGTCTCTAGTagataaaattaaagaacAACTGGGATCCAACAGAACAAAAAGTCTATCAGATATATTGAAAGCAAATGGTATACAAATTGAAGAACCAAGTCTACTGAATAGTCTCGTAATGACTACTTTCAATACAGAGGCAACTACGATACCGCAGGCACAAACTTTTATTAGCAGATGTGTCACTTTCAACAACAAAGTTGTAATGGAAACCGAAAAAATTGCTATTACTACTAGTGATCCAACGCTGATAAGTATCAGTTCGAAACTAAATGCCTTAGAACATTCCATAAGCAATCATTATTCTAACTTAGTAATCTAATGCACTTTTATATTTACACGTTTTTTGTACTACAAGGAAATCAGTTTTCTATATAATTACTCGAGCATACTGGCGATGTCATTTCTGTCACCTTGCATTCTTTCGACTTTCGAAATACCGAGTACCTTCGCTAATTCTCTTACAAATATGATCGCTGTAGTCTGAACACTGACAGGGTTTGTTGGTTTCTCATTGATTATTGAAGTTGCTGTACTGTCTGGGGAGCCGCACATTTCAAAGGTGTTGAGATAAGCAAGATTCGGTGACACATTGATGGCTACACCATGAGAGGTAATAGATCTCCGAACGTGTATGCCAATACTTGCAATTTTCTCATCTTGCATTGACCAAACACCGGTCTTCTCAGTGAGTTTTGTATGtaaatctaatttttcaccTGAATCGTTTAAGGGAATACCTTTCAATGTATTCATCGTGGCCTTTTCAATTGCTGAAACAAGGCAACGTGCAGGGAAATCTCTGAAGCATTTCAAGTCAAGTATGACATAGGCAACCATTTGACCGGGCCCATGATATGTAATTTGTCCACCTCTTTCTACTTGCACAAAAGTTGGTTTCATGGGTCCAATACCTGCTGCATCTGGCACAAAGTtttcaaacttttcaatttgctCACTACTAATAACCttctttattcttttcCCACCTGTATACGTTGGATGAAACTCAAAAGTGAGTACCAACGGATTTGGCTTCATGGCTAAGATGCTATCAAGTATCATTTTCTCTGATGGATTCAAGGTAGCGT
This is a stretch of genomic DNA from Kazachstania africana CBS 2517 chromosome 8, complete genome. It encodes these proteins:
- the RAV2 gene encoding Rav2p (similar to Saccharomyces cerevisiae RAV2 (YDR202C); ancestral locus Anc_8.410); the encoded protein is MSTELYPFDRFGDGHNYDFGKEHINERNWLITEIIKPELPNIIDNVEKCLNMLNSDQIFKLPISNGSASSSDNSPTIKGVVTRQGPFILDFQAMLRFPDFRKGKQVLYRMNTGRKFPLVQLGTINSNLSKILKSLEDLEVLDDIEKFISDLGGVLRLITNSINTLQNPPRELIFPYNDNFTMKHMFQNCETLCDSTHHEVSLELVLFKNELSIDFRNLTKITKKPWCYIDPETGKSLVDKIKEQLGSNRTKSLSDILKANGIQIEEPSLLNSLVMTTFNTEATTIPQAQTFISRCVTFNNKVVMETEKIAITTSDPTLISISSKLNALEHSISNHYSNLVI
- the LIP2 gene encoding lipoyl(octanoyl) transferase LIP2 (similar to Saccharomyces cerevisiae LIP2 (YLR239C); ancestral locus Anc_8.407) — its product is MLLRSVSSRDLVRVLGLKRFSTINAFKKTEPIDPSAGVLRHIQFTERMPFETGLCIQEKFVRAHLDMKALQAKIKNKINGLHQQVENATLNPSEKMILDSILAMKPNPLVLTFEFHPTYTGGKRIKKVISSEQIEKFENFVPDAAGIGPMKPTFVQVERGGQITYHGPGQMVAYVILDLKCFRDFPARCLVSAIEKATMNTLKGIPLNDSGEKLDLHTKLTEKTGVWSMQDEKIASIGIHVRRSITSHGVAINVSPNLAYLNTFEMCGSPDSTATSIINEKPTNPVSVQTTAIIFVRELAKVLGISKVERMQGDRNDIASMLE